Part of the Halalkalibacter krulwichiae genome is shown below.
AGTAGGAAGTGCTTTAGGCTGTCCAATTGGTATCCTCATTTTTATTTATTTAGATGCCCAACTTCTAAAAGTAGTTACTGGGTTATTAATAATTGGCTTAACCATTCTCTTGTTTTTAAGTTTCCATATAAAAAGATCAATTAGAAAAGATGGTTTAGCTGGTGGCTTTTCGGGATTGCTAACAACAAGCATCGGCATGCCAGGTCCGCCTATTATTATTTATTTTATAGGAGCTAGTATTCAAAAGGAGGTTATACGAAGCACAACTTTAACCTTTTATTTATATGTATATTCAATCAGCTTAAGTATGCAATTAGTATTCAGTTCGACTACAAAAGAAATATGGGTGGCGTCTGTATGGCTATTACCAATTACATTTGTAGGAATGTTTATTGGACATCAGTTATTTCATTACATTAATGAACATTTATTTCAAAGAATTATGTATCTTATTTTAAGTGTGACAGGGATATACTTAATCATTTCGTCATTATGAAATGGTAATTAGATGTAGGGTTGAATAGAAATCTATTTAAATATTGAATAAATGTCATCTGAAAGCACAATAACTTTTCCTTCTCTCTTCATGATACTGTTTAATAAACCAGTAGAGGAGGAGGATTATGGAATCTGCAAAAATAATGGAAAAGCAAATTGTTAAAGAGCCAGAACAAAGAAAAGCATTATTTATCTTACAAGCGTTTCCTGGTATTTTACTGTGCATTGTAATTATGCTGCTTGGTATCTTTTTTGCTTATTTGTTAGGGAATTTCTTAACTAACTTTGGTATTCTTCCTGCCGAAAGTTCGAATCCAATTTCCGGAATTTTTGTAGCAATTTTATTAGGGATTCTAATCAGAAATGTCGTCGGTTTAAAAAGTGAGTTTGAAATAGGTGTGAAATACGCCATAAAGTTTTTTTTGAAAGCAGGAATTATATTATTAGGAATTCGGCTAAGTTTGTTAGATGCTTTGAAGTTAGGGATGTGGGGAGTTCCGATTATTTTAGTATGTATTGCAAGTGGATTACTAGTTACTTTATGGCTAGCAAAAAAATTAAACCAGTCAAATCGGTTAGCGACACTTACTGCTTGTGGAACAGGGATATGTGGTGTTACAGCGATTATGGCAACTTCGCCAGCTATTAAAGCAAAGGATGATGAAGTATCGTATGCGATTGCTAATATTACAATATTTGGATTAATTGGGATGTTAGCTTATCCTTATTTAGCATTCTTATTATTTGGAGATGATCCAATTAGAGCTGGATTGTTTTTAGGTACTGCCATTCATGATACTGCACAAGTTACAGGAGCAGCCTTAATATTTGATCAAACGTTTCAGGTTGAAAAAGTCGTCGATGTTGCTACAATTACAAAGCTAACAAGAAATGTGTTTATCGTTGCTGTCATACCGATAATGACATACTTCTTTTTAAGAAAAGAAAAGAATAAGGCAGGTGAAGCTTATAAAGCAGCAAAGTGGTATCAATTGTTTCCGTTTTTTGTTTTGGGTTTTCTACTTTTTTCTATTATTAGAACGTTTGGAGATGCTGGTTTAACCAAAAGCGGGATGGCATTTGGGATTTTAACAGAGGATTCTTGGATGGCATTTTATCAAATGTTAAGTTTACTAGGTTCACAGTATATTTTGGGTGTTGCAATGGCTGCGGTTGGTTTATCTACAAGTTTTAAAGTGTTTAAGGGATTAGGAATGAGGCCATTTTATGTGGGATTGGCAGCAGCGTTATCTGTGGGAGTTGTAAGTATATCCATGGTATATCTTTTTGGAGGGTTTATCACCATGTGAAACAACTATTTAAAATTTAAATAAGTTTCTTCCTCTTTTATAATAACTATTTTATAAATGGAATTACTATAATAGGTATAAAGCAGAACGATCATGATTGCTGCAACAGCTTAAGTTGCACGAGAGGGGGAATCATGTGAGGAATTTTTTTCAAGACTTGAGTGACCATGTAAAAAGATATCGACCAAGTATTGTTTTTCCAGAAGGGTTAGATAAGAGAGTGTTAACTGCTGGATGCCGTTTATCTACAGAAAAAGTTCTTAAACCTATATTTATAGGTGATGAAAGAGCTATCTTGAAAAAAATAGAAGAACTAAATTTAGTTCATGATGGCATAGAGATTATAAACCCAACAACTTTTGGTAATTTAGAAAAGTATGTGGAGACTTTTGTTGAACTTCAAAAAGGAAAAGTATCTTTTGAGGAAGCTCATAAAATGTTACTTGAAAGGAATTATTTTGCTGCAATGCTAGTACATTGTAATAAGGCACAAGGCTTAGTTAGTGGTGCTGAATACGCGACAAAAGATGTAATTTTACCTGCTATAAAGATCATTAAAATGAGAAGAGGAATTGAAAAGATATCAAGTGTATTCATTTTGGTGAAAGGCGATAAGAAATTATTATTCTCTGACTGTGCGATCAATATTGCACCAAATAGTAAAGAACTGGCGAACATTGCTATTTTAGCTTCTGAGGCTGCATATGCATTCAGTATAATTCCAAAGGTTGCTTTATTAAGTTTCTCAACGAAAGGATCAGCTATTTCAGAAGAAACATTAAAAGTTCTAGGGCTAGTAAGATTATAAAAGAACAGAGACCGGATTTACTAATAGATGGTGAACTGCAATTTGATGCTGCATTTGTACCTGAGGTCGCTAAGAAAAAAGCTCCACTTTCTCCGATAGAAGGGGAAGCAAATGTATTTATTTTTCCAAATCTGGATGCAGGGAATATTGGGTATAAAATTGCACAGAGATTAGGAGGATATCAGGCAATCGGTCCTATTATTCTGGGACTAAACAAACCTAGCAATGATCTTTCTAGAGGTTGTACAATAGAGGAGATATATAATGTAGCAATAATAACCGCGATACAAAGTATATATTATAATATGTGATAAGTTCTATTTCAGGAAGTGATTATCAATTATTCAGAAAATACAAAAAATAAATTGCCTATTACTAACTTAGTTGCTATAATATTGGTAGCCTAACAAATATTGTATTGGCAAACTGGTACGGACGTGATGATGAGTTTAAGGGATGAGATAGAAAAAGGAGTTGCCAACTATGAAAATCAATATAGATAACCCTGTACCATTGCATATTCAAATTCGTAATATAATTGAAAAAGAGATTAACGAAGGACATTATCAGAATAAGATACCTAGTGAAAGGGATCTGATGGAGCGTTTTTCAGTTAGTCGGACAACGATTAGAGAAGCTATAACTGCACTTGTTAACGAAGGAGTATTAAAAAAAGTTCATGGTAAAGGGACATTTATTTCAGAACAATCACCAGTTCAAGAGTGGTTATCATCTCTTAATAGCTTTACTGAAACAGTTAAGAATATGGGAATGGAACCAGGAACGAAGCTTTTAAAATGTGGCATTGTCTCAAATCAAAGTCATATTATAGATATGCTTGAAACCGATGAAATTTATCGAATAGAAAGGCTAAGGTTTTCTGATTCTATACCGACTGCAATTGAAAGGCATCATTATAATAAAGAGATAGGGTTAGCATTAGCTAAATATGATTTAAATAGAGAAACTATTTATGACTTAATAGAGAAAAATTTAGGTGTTGAATTGAATGAGGCTGAACAATTCATTTCTTGCAAAGAAGTTAGCGATGAAGATGCACATTTACTTGAGGTGAAAACAGGATCTAGCATCCTTTATGTAGAAAGGCTTATCACAAATGCAAATGGAGAACCGGTAGAATATTATACGAGTGTTTTTAGACCTGATATGTATGCTTTTCGTATTAAAACAAAGCGAAAAAAGTAACAGATTAAGTCTAATTTTTAAGATAGGAAAAATGTAAGCGTATTCAAAAAAAGAAAAGGGGAGATTTTGATGAAATACTTTAGGAAAAGTAACATAATTGCGTACCTTCTTCTATGTGTATTGGTTCTTACGTTAGCAGCTTGTGGAGCTAGTGATAGTTCAAGTGAATCAAGTAAAGGTAATGAACAAAATGGTTCAACTGAACAAACAGTCAAGTTACGTTTAGGACAATCAAAATCTGCTAATCACCCAGTATCACAAGGAATCGATAAATTTGCTGAATTAGTTGAGGAAAAGTCAAACGGCAGTTTAATCATTGAGACCTTTCATGATGCTACTCTTGGTAGTGACCGTGAAGTAATTGAGGGGACTCAGCAAGGGACATTGGATTTAGCTAGCTCATCTACTCCTAATATGTCTAGTTTCACCAATTTATTTATCGCTTGGGATCTCCCTTATATTTTTGAAAACAAAGATGAAGTTTATAAGGCAGTTGATGGTCCAGCAGGCGAAATTGTCCGAGAAGAGTTAGAGAATTCCGGTTTTAAAGTAATTTTCTTCCCAGATTACGGCTTTCGTCAAGTTGTAAATAATGTTAGACCAGTCAGAACTCCCGATGATTTACGAGGATTAAAGGTGCGTACAACTAACTCTCCAGTAGAAATTGCAGATTATACGGCATGGGGAGCTAATCCTACTCCAGTAGCTTGGGCGGAGGTTTTTACAGCGCTTCAGCAAGGAACAGTTGAGGCTGAAGGTAATTCCTATTCATTATTATGGGATACAAAGCATCAGGAAGTGTTAGATTATGCAACGGAAGTTAATTACAACTATAGCTCAGATATTGTCGTAATGAATAAAGATATTTTTGATAACTTATCATCAGAACACCAAGAAATTGTTATGGAAGCAGGTCAGGAAGCTGTTAGTTGGCAACGTGATTTAGCAAATGAAAGGGAAGCAGAAGCCAAACAACAATTTATTGACTACGGAATTGAAGTATATGAACCGACAGAGGAAGAGTACCAACAGTGGAAGAATGAAGTAGAGGTTGTTTGGGATGAATTTGTTGTTCCAGGTAAAGCTGAGCCAGAATATGTAGATTTAATTTTAGAAACGATTGGGAAAACAAGAGAAGATATTTTTAATAACTAAAATTGTTTCTTCTCACTATGGAGCAGAAACTAGCTACTGCTCCATAGTGAGTGAAAGGGGGGTGAACTGATGAATACAGAAGAGAGCATAACTACCGAGGAAATTGATATCACTTATAATCAGAATAAAGGCAAACCTAGCAGATTTAAAAAAGTGATACAACTGATTGATCATCACTTTGAAGAAGTTTTTATTGTATTAGGTTTTCTCACTTTCATTTTGTTTATAAATGCTCAAGTACTAAATAGATATTTACTACCTTTTCTTGAAATTGGTAATATTACGACTTGGACAGAAGAAGTCTCACGGTATATTTTTATTTGGATATCTTATTTGGGAGCAAGCCTTGCCATAAAAAGAAGAGAATCTATCCAAGTGAACTTTTTTATTGGTAGATTGTCAGAGGATTTAAGAAAGTCGATCAATATAGCAAATTCAATTTTTATCATCTATTTTAGTTATATCCTTATTGAAAATGGTTATGCAACACTTCTAATGCAATGGGCAAATAATCAGACTTCACCAGCGCTTGGAATTCCAATGGTTATTCCATATGCAGCTGTCCCACTTGGCTTTGCACTAATTATGATTAGAGTTGTCCAGAATATTGTCATCGATCTTAAAGGAGCGAGAATTAAAGATATCGCTATGTCTATTGGTATAGCTAGTATTCTTGGTTTTCCTCTATTGTGGTTATCAAGTGCCAATGTAGCATTAATCTTATTCGGCTATTTTGCTCTATTCATTATTATAGGCATGCCAATTGCTTTTGCTTTAGGAATTTCAACATTGGCAGCGGTGTTAGCAACAAATGTTATTCCTATGAATTTCTTTTCACAGACTGCTTTTACAAGTATTGATAATTTTCCGGTCATGGCGATTCCTTTCTTTGTTGTTGCTGGTCTTATCATGGGTGGGGGAAGTTTAATTAAAAGGTTGTTAAAGCTTTCAGACCACTTGCTAGGCTTTTTACCAGGGGGGCTTGCCCTTGTTGCGATCGTAACGAGTATGTTTTTTTCTGCTATTAGTGGTTCTGGTCCAGCTACTGTCGCTGCCATTGGTACACTACTAATTCCAGCTATGATTAAGCAAGGTTATCATCCAGGGTTTGCTACAGCTGTTATTGCAGCAGCAGGATCAATCGGTGTAATTATTCCTCCAAGTAATCCATTTGTCATTTATGGCGTAATGTCGCAACAATCAATCTCACAATTATTTATCGCAGGTATTTTACCGGGAGTATTAACAGGTTTGGTTCTTCTCCTTTTTGCCTTTGTCATATCCAAGAAGAATAATTGGCAAGGTGAAACAACATCATTTAGTTTGAAAGGGGCAACATTAGCAGCATGGGATGCTAAATTAGCATTATTAGTTCCTGTATTAATATTAGGAGGTATTTATGGTGGAATCATGACTCCTACAGAGGCAGCAGCAATTGCGGCTGCTTACGGATTAATTATTGGGATGTTCGTTTATAAAGATTTAAGTATAAAGCAACTTTATCATTGCTTAGTAAAGGCTGGTATGACTTCCTCTGTAATTATTCTCCTTATCGTTATGGCAACAATATTTGGAAGGCTCATTACAGTTGAAAGAATTGCGGAGACAGTTGCGTCATTCGTATTAAGTATTAGTGAGAATAAGTTTGTTATTCTTTTACTATTAAATGTGTTCCTATTATTAATTGGTTTAGTTTTAGAAGCGCTTGCGGCGATTGTAATACTAACACCAATTTTACTACCAATTATATTAATGATTGGAGTAGATCCTGTACATTTTGGCATTATTATGGTGTTCAATTTAGCTATAGGTTTCATTACGCCACCTGTTGGAGTTAACTTATTTGTCGCAGCTGGGGTAACGAAAACGCCGATAGAAACAGTCATCAGTAGAATTGGTCCATTCTTATTGGCTATGATAGTAGTTTTAATGTTAATAACATATATTCCGGAAATATCATTATGGTTAGTGGGTTTAATGAGATAGGAAGTTGAATAAGGAGGCTGGTAAGATGGAGGTTGTGAGAAACTTTACTAGGGATCCGCCTAGTTACGTTAAAAATAAATAAAGAAAATTTAAACGTTTTATTTACTATTAGGGAGGTGTGCAAAATGTCCTCATTGCACGTACCAAAGGAGATTAACCTCGAGTTCGGCAGTGTTCAGAAGCTAGGTCAAATAGCATCAGATTTTGGTGCCACTCATTTATTCATAGTTATAGACGCTTTTTTAACACAAAGTCCATTAAATTATCAAGATCAACTTGAGCAAATTTGTCGTAAACATTCTTTGGAAATTACCTGTTTTTCAGATTTTAGGGGAGAGCCTACTACTGAACATTTAGATGAAGCAATATCAAAGATAAATGTTTGTGGTGCAGACTGTATTGTTGCGATGGGAGGAGGTAGTTCAATAGATTTAGCGAAAGCCATCTCTGTATTTGCTATTAATAGGGGAATAACTTTAGATGAAATTGAACAGAAAAGAGATTTAAAGAGATTACCTTTAATCGCCATACCGACTACTGCTGGTACGGGTTCAGAAGCGACAAAAGTAATGGTCATTACCGATTCTAAAAGTAATATAAAAAAGAACCCAGGAAATCCAAAATTGATTCCTGATGTTGCGATATTAGATCCCAATTTGACTATGAGTCTTCCTAAACATTTTACCGTGTATACAGGTCTTGATGCTTTGGCACACGCGATGGAAGCTTATGTATCCACTCGAGCAACAGAGCTTAGTAATCATTATGCCTTAGAGGCAATAAAGATGGTGGGAGAGGCATTACCAAGAGTCTATGACAATGGAAAAGATGAAGAAGCTAGAAAGAAAATGTTATTAGCTAGTTGTTATGCGGGGATTGCTTTCTCAAACTCCTCTACTAACTTAGCGCATGCTACTGCTAGACCTTTAGGAGCTCACTTTCATATTCCTCATGGGTTAAGTGTAGCGTTACTATTACCGTTTGTAATTGAATTCGGGTTGGAGGCAGCGCGTGAACGTTATGCAAATATTGCCATGGCACTAGGAGTGGAACGAAGTAAGAATAAAGAGGAATTGGCGAAGGATGCACTTATGATTGTTCACAGATATAACGAAAGATTTAACATTTGGAATGATGGTTTCAAATACATAAAGCCATCAGAATTTGAGGAAAGTATCCCAACTCTAGTTCAAGATTCTTTATCTGGAAATGGGGTGTTAACGAATCAAATAATACCAACTGATGCAGATGTAGAAAAGATCTATAAGCAACTGCTTAAGAAAGTTTCTCAATATTCAGTGAACTAACTGGTACGTACGTCGTAACAAGTAAAATAATGGAGGGGTAAAAATGAAAAAAACAAAAGTGAAAGTTGCAACGAAAGTGAAGATGACACCGAGTGAAGCAATTGTTGAAACATTAGTAGCTGAAGGGGTCAACCATATTTCTGGTATTCTAGGTTCTGCATTCATGGATTTGCTAGATTTATTACCTGCTGCTGGAATAAGATTTATTGGTGTTCGTCATGAGCAAAGTGCGGCACATATGGCGGATGCATATACAAGGGTTAGTGGTGTAGCAGGTGTGGTGATAGGTCAAAACGGACCTGGAATTACAAATATGGTTACTTCTGTAGCGGCGGCGAATCAAGCTCATACTCCGATGGTTGTGATATCACCTTCTGCAGGAACTCCAACGATTGGGTGGGATGGTTTCCAAGAGTGTGATCAAGTTTCAGTATTTAAGGCAATTACAAAGGAGACCGTTCGTGTAACCCATCCAAGTCGTGTTGCAGATTGCTTAAGGACAGCATTTCGTATAGCCTATGCTGAACGAGGTCCAGTATTATTTGATATTCCACGAGATTATTTTTATGGTGAAATTGAGGACCAAATTCTAGCCCCTCATCAATATCGTGTTGATAATAGAGGGTGTGGCTCGCTAGAAGCAATCGATAAAGCCGTTGATTTATTACTTTCAGCAGAAAATCCTGTTATAATTTCGGGCCGTGGAATCGTGGACTCGGATGGAATTGATGTAGTGAAAGAAATCGCTGAACATCTAACGACACCAGTAGCTGTTTCCTATATGCATAATGATGCGTTTCCAGCATATCATCCACTTGCAGTTGGTCCAATTGGGTATATGGGATCTAAGGCTGCGATGAATACATTAAAAGAAGCTGATGTAGTGCTTGCTCTTGGAACGAGACTTTCTGTATTTGGAACGCTTCCATGTTATGATATTGATTATTTTCCTAAGAGTGCAAAAATTATACAAGTAGACATTAATCCAAGGAACATTGCTCGGACTCATCCTGTCGAAGTTGGAATTATAGGTGATGCAAGAGCAGCTGGACATGAAATAATAAAACGATTAAAGGAAAAAGCACCGTATCGAAAAGAGAATCAAGAAAGAGTTAGAGACATTATACGAGAAAAGGAAAAGTGGGAACAAGAACTTGAAACTTTAGCCATGGTTGATGGAAGCCCAATTAACCCTAGGCGTGCATTGTTAGAGCTTGTAAAGGCTGTTCCTGAAGATACAATTATCTCAACTGATATTGGCAATGTGTCATCTACAGCAAATGCTTATTTGAAATTTAATAAAGGTCGTCAACATATTGCAGCCTTAAC
Proteins encoded:
- a CDS encoding sulfite exporter TauE/SafE family protein encodes the protein MENIILASIIVFVAAILQACTGFGFSIMATPFLLFVFEPHVAIQINIILSIVISIFLVPRVRKEVDKSLLKRLIVGSALGCPIGILIFIYLDAQLLKVVTGLLIIGLTILLFLSFHIKRSIRKDGLAGGFSGLLTTSIGMPGPPIIIYFIGASIQKEVIRSTTLTFYLYVYSISLSMQLVFSSTTKEIWVASVWLLPITFVGMFIGHQLFHYINEHLFQRIMYLILSVTGIYLIISSL
- a CDS encoding TRAP transporter large permease, translating into MNTEESITTEEIDITYNQNKGKPSRFKKVIQLIDHHFEEVFIVLGFLTFILFINAQVLNRYLLPFLEIGNITTWTEEVSRYIFIWISYLGASLAIKRRESIQVNFFIGRLSEDLRKSINIANSIFIIYFSYILIENGYATLLMQWANNQTSPALGIPMVIPYAAVPLGFALIMIRVVQNIVIDLKGARIKDIAMSIGIASILGFPLLWLSSANVALILFGYFALFIIIGMPIAFALGISTLAAVLATNVIPMNFFSQTAFTSIDNFPVMAIPFFVVAGLIMGGGSLIKRLLKLSDHLLGFLPGGLALVAIVTSMFFSAISGSGPATVAAIGTLLIPAMIKQGYHPGFATAVIAAAGSIGVIIPPSNPFVIYGVMSQQSISQLFIAGILPGVLTGLVLLLFAFVISKKNNWQGETTSFSLKGATLAAWDAKLALLVPVLILGGIYGGIMTPTEAAAIAAAYGLIIGMFVYKDLSIKQLYHCLVKAGMTSSVIILLIVMATIFGRLITVERIAETVASFVLSISENKFVILLLLNVFLLLIGLVLEALAAIVILTPILLPIILMIGVDPVHFGIIMVFNLAIGFITPPVGVNLFVAAGVTKTPIETVISRIGPFLLAMIVVLMLITYIPEISLWLVGLMR
- a CDS encoding TRAP transporter substrate-binding protein encodes the protein MKYFRKSNIIAYLLLCVLVLTLAACGASDSSSESSKGNEQNGSTEQTVKLRLGQSKSANHPVSQGIDKFAELVEEKSNGSLIIETFHDATLGSDREVIEGTQQGTLDLASSSTPNMSSFTNLFIAWDLPYIFENKDEVYKAVDGPAGEIVREELENSGFKVIFFPDYGFRQVVNNVRPVRTPDDLRGLKVRTTNSPVEIADYTAWGANPTPVAWAEVFTALQQGTVEAEGNSYSLLWDTKHQEVLDYATEVNYNYSSDIVVMNKDIFDNLSSEHQEIVMEAGQEAVSWQRDLANEREAEAKQQFIDYGIEVYEPTEEEYQQWKNEVEVVWDEFVVPGKAEPEYVDLILETIGKTREDIFNN
- the xsc gene encoding sulfoacetaldehyde acetyltransferase; translation: MKKTKVKVATKVKMTPSEAIVETLVAEGVNHISGILGSAFMDLLDLLPAAGIRFIGVRHEQSAAHMADAYTRVSGVAGVVIGQNGPGITNMVTSVAAANQAHTPMVVISPSAGTPTIGWDGFQECDQVSVFKAITKETVRVTHPSRVADCLRTAFRIAYAERGPVLFDIPRDYFYGEIEDQILAPHQYRVDNRGCGSLEAIDKAVDLLLSAENPVIISGRGIVDSDGIDVVKEIAEHLTTPVAVSYMHNDAFPAYHPLAVGPIGYMGSKAAMNTLKEADVVLALGTRLSVFGTLPCYDIDYFPKSAKIIQVDINPRNIARTHPVEVGIIGDARAAGHEIIKRLKEKAPYRKENQERVRDIIREKEKWEQELETLAMVDGSPINPRRALLELVKAVPEDTIISTDIGNVSSTANAYLKFNKGRQHIAALTFGNTGFAYPSALGAKLANPSSPVLAIIGDGAWGMSLHEVSTAVEENIPVVACVFNNGAWCAEKKNQVDFYNNRFVGADIQNPDFAEVTRSMGAIGVRVDRPEDVGPAIQEAIALNKPVVLDIQVDGTQLAPPFRKDALKMPVRLLPKYAHLDHRNW
- a CDS encoding YeiH family protein, producing MESAKIMEKQIVKEPEQRKALFILQAFPGILLCIVIMLLGIFFAYLLGNFLTNFGILPAESSNPISGIFVAILLGILIRNVVGLKSEFEIGVKYAIKFFLKAGIILLGIRLSLLDALKLGMWGVPIILVCIASGLLVTLWLAKKLNQSNRLATLTACGTGICGVTAIMATSPAIKAKDDEVSYAIANITIFGLIGMLAYPYLAFLLFGDDPIRAGLFLGTAIHDTAQVTGAALIFDQTFQVEKVVDVATITKLTRNVFIVAVIPIMTYFFLRKEKNKAGEAYKAAKWYQLFPFFVLGFLLFSIIRTFGDAGLTKSGMAFGILTEDSWMAFYQMLSLLGSQYILGVAMAAVGLSTSFKVFKGLGMRPFYVGLAAALSVGVVSISMVYLFGGFITM
- a CDS encoding iron-containing alcohol dehydrogenase — encoded protein: MSSLHVPKEINLEFGSVQKLGQIASDFGATHLFIVIDAFLTQSPLNYQDQLEQICRKHSLEITCFSDFRGEPTTEHLDEAISKINVCGADCIVAMGGGSSIDLAKAISVFAINRGITLDEIEQKRDLKRLPLIAIPTTAGTGSEATKVMVITDSKSNIKKNPGNPKLIPDVAILDPNLTMSLPKHFTVYTGLDALAHAMEAYVSTRATELSNHYALEAIKMVGEALPRVYDNGKDEEARKKMLLASCYAGIAFSNSSTNLAHATARPLGAHFHIPHGLSVALLLPFVIEFGLEAARERYANIAMALGVERSKNKEELAKDALMIVHRYNERFNIWNDGFKYIKPSEFEESIPTLVQDSLSGNGVLTNQIIPTDADVEKIYKQLLKKVSQYSVN
- a CDS encoding GntR family transcriptional regulator, which codes for MKINIDNPVPLHIQIRNIIEKEINEGHYQNKIPSERDLMERFSVSRTTIREAITALVNEGVLKKVHGKGTFISEQSPVQEWLSSLNSFTETVKNMGMEPGTKLLKCGIVSNQSHIIDMLETDEIYRIERLRFSDSIPTAIERHHYNKEIGLALAKYDLNRETIYDLIEKNLGVELNEAEQFISCKEVSDEDAHLLEVKTGSSILYVERLITNANGEPVEYYTSVFRPDMYAFRIKTKRKK